One Acutalibacter muris DNA window includes the following coding sequences:
- a CDS encoding beta-galactosidase, producing the protein MKTPFSRILYGGDYNPNQWPREIWAQDMELFKKADINSATVNVFSWAKLQPDENTYDFSELDDIIALLSENGIDIVLATATGAMPAWMAKKYPEVTRVDFEGRRHKFGQRHNHCPNSLVWQKYAAKLAGELAKRYGSNPHVVCWHINNEYNTGCYCENCEKAFRVWLRRKYGTLEAVNAAWNTEFWGHTFYDWDEIVAPNDLSDGMGFGFTRKTAFAGISIDYDRFLSDSLLENYKMERDAIREYDKETPITTNLMGTYKGLDYFKWAKEMDIVSWDNYPAYNTPWSLTAMKHDLMRGLKDAPFMLMEQTPSQQNWQPYNSLKKPGQMRAQSYQTVAHGADTIQFFQLRRSKGACEKFHGAVIAHSGSGDTRVFKECAQLGTELKGLGDELLGAKNPAEVGIIFDWDNYWALEYTSGPNIDLKYVDQIHQYYRYFYERHLPVDMIPIDGDFSRYKVICAPVLYMVKEGVAEALERFVEAGGTLVTGMMSGIVDQSDNVHLGGYPGPLRKMCGIWAEEIDALAPEQSNTLVFGDGSRSKCSLLCDLIRLEGAEVVASYGEDFYKGTPAVTRNSFGSGTVYYVGTQPDSEGLARILDELKVEPLVRDETPLEIDKRVIDGREYWFIINLTGTPQAMPESFKGETDMLTGREVEELSGFDTVIVKR; encoded by the coding sequence ATGAAAACCCCCTTCAGCCGCATACTGTACGGCGGCGACTACAACCCGAACCAGTGGCCCCGGGAAATATGGGCCCAGGACATGGAACTGTTTAAAAAGGCGGATATCAACTCCGCCACGGTCAATGTGTTCTCCTGGGCGAAGCTGCAGCCAGACGAGAACACCTACGACTTCTCGGAGCTGGACGATATAATCGCCCTGCTCAGCGAGAACGGTATAGACATCGTGCTGGCCACGGCCACCGGAGCCATGCCCGCCTGGATGGCGAAGAAATATCCCGAGGTGACCCGGGTGGACTTTGAGGGCCGCAGGCATAAGTTTGGCCAGCGGCACAACCACTGCCCCAACAGCCTTGTATGGCAGAAGTACGCCGCAAAACTTGCCGGGGAGCTGGCCAAAAGGTACGGCAGCAACCCCCATGTGGTGTGCTGGCACATAAATAACGAGTACAATACCGGCTGCTACTGCGAGAACTGCGAAAAGGCTTTCCGGGTTTGGCTGCGGAGGAAGTACGGCACCCTGGAGGCGGTGAACGCCGCCTGGAACACGGAGTTCTGGGGGCACACCTTCTACGACTGGGACGAGATAGTGGCCCCCAATGACCTCTCCGACGGCATGGGCTTCGGCTTCACCCGCAAGACCGCCTTCGCGGGCATCTCCATCGACTATGACAGGTTCCTCTCCGACTCCCTTCTGGAGAATTACAAAATGGAGCGGGACGCCATCAGGGAGTACGACAAGGAGACCCCCATTACCACCAACCTGATGGGCACCTATAAGGGCCTGGACTACTTCAAGTGGGCCAAGGAAATGGACATAGTCAGCTGGGACAACTACCCGGCCTATAATACCCCCTGGAGTCTCACCGCCATGAAGCACGACCTTATGCGGGGCCTTAAGGATGCGCCCTTTATGCTTATGGAGCAGACCCCCAGCCAGCAGAACTGGCAGCCCTATAACTCCTTGAAAAAACCCGGCCAAATGCGGGCCCAGTCCTACCAGACCGTGGCCCACGGGGCGGACACCATACAGTTCTTCCAGCTCAGACGCTCCAAAGGGGCCTGCGAGAAGTTCCACGGGGCAGTGATAGCCCACAGCGGCAGCGGGGACACCAGGGTATTCAAGGAGTGCGCCCAGCTGGGAACGGAGCTGAAGGGCCTTGGCGACGAGCTGCTGGGGGCCAAAAACCCGGCAGAGGTGGGCATCATCTTTGACTGGGACAACTACTGGGCGCTTGAGTACACCAGCGGGCCCAATATAGACCTGAAATACGTGGACCAGATACACCAGTATTACCGATATTTTTATGAGCGGCACCTCCCCGTGGACATGATACCCATAGACGGCGATTTCAGCCGATATAAGGTCATCTGCGCACCGGTGCTGTATATGGTCAAGGAGGGGGTCGCGGAGGCCTTGGAGCGCTTTGTGGAGGCCGGTGGGACCCTTGTAACGGGCATGATGAGCGGAATAGTGGACCAGAGCGACAATGTGCACCTGGGCGGCTATCCCGGGCCCCTGCGTAAAATGTGCGGCATATGGGCCGAGGAGATAGACGCTCTGGCCCCCGAACAGAGCAACACCCTGGTGTTTGGGGACGGCTCCCGGAGCAAATGCAGCCTTCTGTGCGACCTTATACGCCTGGAGGGCGCGGAGGTGGTCGCCTCCTATGGCGAGGACTTCTATAAGGGCACGCCGGCGGTAACGAGGAACAGCTTCGGCAGCGGAACAGTTTACTATGTGGGCACCCAGCCGGACAGCGAGGGGCTTGCAAGAATACTGGACGAGCTGAAGGTGGAGCCGCTGGTGCGGGACGAAACTCCGCTGGAGATAGACAAGCGCGTTATAGACGGCAGGGAGTACTGGTTCATCATCAACCTGACCGGGACCCCCCAGGCTATGCCCGAGAGCTTTAAGGGCGAAACGGATATGCTCACCGGCAGAGAGGTCGAGGAACTATCAGGCTTTGATACTGTGATAGTCAAAAGATAA